ATCTAAGGACACCATCTCTAAGTAgataatataaaatagattGAGAAGCTTTTTCACCATCATTAATGGaagaatattttcaaaagaaaaatcaagaaaagtaGGTTTTAACCCATGTTCACATTATATCATATTCAACTCctattttcctctcttcttttgtatttgtgttttaataaaacaacaacaatagtAGCCCATCATAAACTCATTTGAGCTGTAAAtgatcattttcataattttattttttatattttaaagtttgaagcataaaaaataatgggcaaataaaatattttaaatttaactataaGTATTTAAGAAGaattttattgatgacatttatgaatataattttatgaattataatctaaattttttaaaaaaatcactagaattatgaattaatttttttaataataagcACCGTTTCTGATGAATATATAATGCTTCTTTGCTTTCACATAAACAAGGGCAAAACCGCgttaacttgaaaataaataaataaatagcaacAGCCATTTTTTCCTTATATAAAATGCAATACAGAAGGAAAATCTTAATCATGGACCAACCCTTTAGAGGTaactaaactgaaaataaaacaataatatttaatcattgaTCCCTAAACTATACCACTTTTCACAAGTAGGTACATATATAAACCCTTTTTATTCTCGTCTTATTTTATGTACGACACCAAATAAGAACAAGACATGTGTAATATTCTTATtggacttaaatgaaaaaatgtTGAAGTTTGAGGGCCAACTCTGTATTTAAACCCAATAATATTatagaaggaaagaaagagaattttaatttaagaaagaGACAAGAGTCCAGAAATGGTGGAAGagtttaatgtaaaaataaaaaagaaatgggAATCTCATCAAAGTCTCtgtatatataaacatatattttggtaatttgaaaagtttaaagctttccttatttatatttcattgtgtgagtgagaaaaataaattcctttttatttcttgagTTTATTTGTCTTTGTTCTATAAAATGAGTGACTAAAACATTCTTTGTTAACTCCTCTCAGAATTTTTGCTTTCACTCCTTTGCTTcattgaagaaaagaaatggaagaattgGGTTCATCATGGAATTATCAAGaggtaagtttttttaataattcttaTTTCTATTCAAAGGTGTAATCTGGGTTTTCTCATTATTCATATTTCAGttcttttttatctaaattcttaatgtttttcatgatagtttttttatattaagtaataatttcaagtttaaaattcTGGGTTTCtcttgtttattaaaaaatttacctttttaatgTATGTTTTTGCTAAAATGTTTATTCTTGTATGCACCATGCAATGCATCTTTTTGGGTTATTTCATATTATAGTGTCTATGGTTAGTCACtatgttctattttttttaatgaacaGGATTTTGATGAACTGAACTTGAAGCTTCAATACACAATAATGGAGcttgaaaatgtcaaaatggaTGCAATTGAACAAACAAGGAAACACAATGAAGAAACAAAGCATTTGCTCAACCTTTTAGAACTTGCTTACAAAGAAAGAGATGAAGCCAAAAACCAATTACAAAATTTGATCAACAAATTAGTACCCAATTCTCAATTTGAAAACCCCATTTTTTTAACACCAAAACCCAACTCAACAAGCATCACTGAGTCAAACAGCTTATCAGACCCGTACCACCATCACAACAACCACAACCATGGCGATTCCTTCATTGACACAGTCACTTCACCTGATTTTTCAACCATTAAAATGGGTTTTTTGAACCAAACCAATGTGCCAGGTATTACCACCGTTGATGGCCTtacaaaaggtaaaattttgcCTCAAAAAGGTAAGCTTTTACAATCTGTAATGGAAGCTGGCCCTTTACTCCAAACACTACTTGTTGCTGGTCCTTTGCCTAATTGGAGGAACCCTCCTCCACCTTTACAAGCTCTGAAATTCCCTACTGTTTCAGCCAATGGTGGCACCAAGTTAGCATCACAAGACAATCCAAACAGAGCCGATATGGTTCAAAAAAGGTTTAACCATTGTTCACCATCTGTTTTAAACTTTGTAAGTTCAGGTTTTAGTGGTTCACAAGTGTTGAATACAAGTGGTGCTGTGAAGAGACAAAAGGTTACTATGACTTGAtgaaataaagttttttttttttgtgtaaagatttttttaagaatGATTTATGGTGTAAATTGGATACACCTTTTggtttaggttttaattttaattgtgtagcatagttatttaaaattatttttaatttttgggttattgatttttttcatatcaACCATGTGAGTGATATTTTGGACAAGTAAATGGTCTTATAATGAATGGACTATGATCcaagtaatattatttttatgtaaatttatgctatgatttgttttaatattgaaattttgttttaaaatatagagattaatggtcgattttgaaaacatgaactAAAAATCAGCCCACAACTCAAGCAATATATAATAACTTATAGTAGAATTTGATCTTGTCAACTaactattttcacaaatttaacatcaaatacAATCTACTAAAGCTATCAAAAGTTTATATCCTCAATGTTCATTAACTAGTGTCATGGCAGAAAAAAATTACAGCTACATATCACAAAGAATCCATTTTTGGAACCAAATTTGTTACAATTCATGCATTGgatcattttatacaaatatcaAAACAAAGTAACAAGGAAAAGATTGAAACAGGGTTACTGCCAAGTGCCAACTAGCTTAGTTGATTCTGATTTTGTTTGGCACGTCTAAGGCATTGTAATCGGGAGTTAACCAGATACGCCTTCTTTGTACCATCAGGCCTGAATcacgagaaaaaaaaacacatcgTAAGTATAAAGAGATGACATGAAGGTGACAACACATGGTCTCGAGTAATAAGAAATCTGATAACAAGCCTACAAGGACCGTATGACAAAAGGTTGTCCAGTTAATGTTTGCACAATCCATTTGTATGCAAACTTATGCAGAAACGATTGTACCATACCATAAAGTAAATGCAATTAGCTCATGGAGCAAGGACAAGTAAAAAGGTTACCTGATCAAGGTATTCTTTCTTGGCCTGAATATCATACATCTTCTTGACAGCATCCTTGATCTTCTTCTTGTCAGCACAAATGTCGACGATGAAAACCAATGTGTTATTATCTTCAATCTTCTTCATTGTGGACTCAGTTGTGAGAGGAAACTTCAGAATCTGATAATGATCAAGCTTGTTCCTTGGTGGAGCACTAATGCAAGGATACTTAGGATTCCTATCTTCCTTCAAAGTCCTTGGCGTGTGAAATGTAACTTTGGTTCAATCTTCTTATGCTTAGTTCAGCATTGCTTCTCACAAGTGCTTTTGGGCTAAAAAGCACTTTTCAGCAAAGGCTAAAATTTTCTGCTTCTGCTTTTGGCTAAAAAAGTGCTTTTGCAAAGCATTTTTTGTCCCAAAAGTGCTTCTTAGAAGCAATGCTAAACTGACCCTTAGCCTTCTTCTTAAAAGTAGGTCCGGATTTCACCACTTTTGTTTTGCAGCCTTCAAGGCTTGTGCCTTTCGATCTGCCTTCTTCTCGACTGCAAAATATGCAACAAAGATGATATGAACACCATAATCACAATTGATTGTATTCAAGAATAAACTTAAACCATGCAACTCCAATACCACTTACGAAAAATGGACTAAACAAAATCCAACGAACCACCTCCGATGACATATTCAAAGATGGGCAATAATTATTACATCAAAGTTTgtaaaagaattgagaaaaCCATGAATGTAAACAATAaccataataattaataacCCAAAGATACAATCCTACAAACCGATAACAACTATGCTAAGAATATATCGCTATGcttcaaaaaaaaactagtttcaaatcaatataattaaCAAGAAGACATAATGATCATTGTTATCACAATAGATTGTATTCAGGAAGAAACTAAAGCCAAGCAACTCAAATATCATTGCAACAACCATTGCttaacaaaatcaattaaataagttagtAACCACCTCTAACGATTCCAAGAGGGCAATAATAAAGCAAACAAACCGAAACCAAATTCATAAAAGAATTGAGTAAACTATGAATGCAAACAATAACCACTATGGTTAATAACCACCACTAATCTAagaatataaactttaaactcgATGCATTTAGATTGAGAGATATCACCAAGTTTATATCACTTCCAATAAAACTAGATACAAATCAATATGATTAATGAGGAGAAcagatgaaaattattatcataaaagATTCCATCAGGGTAGAAACTTAAGCCATGTGACCCCAATACAATGCAAACACCATTCCCTACAGAAATCACTTCAAATAAGTTCCAATTAACCACCTCTAATGACATATTCCCAGAGGGTGGTAATAGTTACACGTATATACCCAAACCACATTCATAAAGGAATTGAACAAACCATGAATGCAAACAATAACCATAGCAACCAAAAGATACAATACTACAAACTATATAACAACTAAGCTAAGAATATAAAACTTAAGCCATGCGACTCCAATACCATTGGAAACACCATTGCCTACggaaattacttaaaataagtTCCGATTAACCGCCTCTAATGACATATTCGAAGAGGGTGCTAATAGTTAGCCGTATAAACCTAAACCAAgttcataaaagaattaaaacaaaCCATTAATGCAAACAATAACCAGAGCAACCCAAAGATAAAATGCTACAAACTATATAACAACTAAGCTAagaatataaaagttaaaacttcAGTACATTTAGCTTGAGTGGCATCACTAAGTTCATCACTTCCAATAAAACtagttaatcaaataaaatgggGACCAATCCAGCATCCAAAACTCCAAAGCTATGAAATGAGAAGTCATGTTGCCTTTTGGAGCCATTGGTTGCTGCTGCCTCAAACTcttctaaaccctaaaacaatgaaattaaaaacaaaaaatagctTAAAATACTTTAAGAAAGTCGAATTTACTTCAAAAAAGAGAGAGGGAACAGAGATACCTGCTGATGGATCCGTTCTTGAGTTTGACTGGGAAGAGGCAAAAAGCAAAATAGGGTTTTATATAGTGTAATTTTTGAAGCTATTCTAATGTCCAATGGGCTCAGAAGggattttcttattctttgggccaagatttacaaaaaaatgagCTTACCTTTTCAAAATCTAAGCTTGAGATTAAGGTCTGGGAACTTGAAGACTTGGGTTTGAGTCGTAAGTACGATATGTGAGTCTCTCTTTCATCATGTATGAGCTTTTTTGGATTAGTTTGACTTTTGATGGTTTTTCGTTCATTGTATTGgttaattttatattgtaatttGTATATGTGAGTCTCTCTTTCATCATGTATGAGGTTTTTTGGATTAGTTTGACTTTTGATCGGTTTTTCGTTCATTGTATTGgttaattttatattgtaatttGTTGGGCATGTATATATCTTGTACTATCTTGTATTAGTGAAACTTTCAGaaaatttaagtatgaaaagATCCGAAATAAACGTGGCCAATCTCGACCCATTCACAACTTAGGCTTTATTTagcattttttttacaataaaaacAATGCTATACAATTAGTAGAAAGCTAATAATTGGTTTGAACCGTAATGTATGGTTcgattttgatttggttttaatgaatttgatttgattattacttaaaattatctggttcgattcgattcgattcgatttttgattcaattattatccaaactaaattttattttattttatatttgattaataatgaattttaagtatatGAAATATTCTAAGGTGCACTGCCATAAAAATATTCCTTCCATCACAATATACATGTTAGCATAATGAGTTAGGGtggatttttctttaaaaataatctcGTCGGCATTTTAACTAAACTAATAAATGGTgtcaattattttgattaattaataatattataaatttgagactaaatcgtaaatttGAAACATAATTGAGGGATCAAAATCAGAATTTTACCCTCCGATCACTCTCCTCTCTATTATAAGTCCTCCCAAAATTTTCCCGCTTCGTTCTCAGCCATTTTCTAACACATTTTCTCACAGTTTTCTCGGTAGGAATAAAAAACATCGTTTTTCGGCCATGATCCATTCCATATCGAAACCCATAAACCAAATACAACGAAATCGAATAAACCATTTCGTTAGAATCCACGAACATTCTAAAGATTACCATAGTTTTGGAGCTAAAAGACCAAAGACCAAAACAAACCATGAAAACCCTCAAAAAAGTACACAAAAAAGACGCCCAAAAAGGCCACCCCCTTTTGTTGCAGCTATGAAAGGCATACATGACCCAGATGAAGCTTTGTCGCTTTTCCATGAATATTATCAAATGGGTTATAAGCATGATTAcccttcattttcttctctaattTATAAGCTCGCAAAGTCTCGAAATTTCGAAGCTGTTGAAACCCTTCTTGGCGTATTACAAAATCTCAACATTCATTGTAAAGAAACCCTTTTTTGTGCTTTGTTTCAGCATTATGGAAAAGCCCATTTGAGTGTAAAAGCTGTTGAGCTTTTCCGTAAAATGCCTTGTTTTAACTGCGTTTGTACGGTTCAGTCTTTGAATTCGGTTCTTAATGTTCTCGTCGATAACAATAGGTTTGGTGATGCAAAGGAGATATTTGATGAGTCTAAAGAAATGGGTTTTCGTCCGAATTCCGTGACATTCAACGTGATGATCAAAGGGTTGTTGAACGGGGCAGAGTTTGATGAAGCATGCAATATGTTCGATGAAATGCTTGAAAGAAACGTGGAACCTAGTGTTGTTACTTATAATAGTTTTATAAGTTTTTTGTGTAATAAGGGTGAGGTGGAAAAGGCTAAAAAACTATTTGAAGATATGGTTAAGAAAGGGAAGTATCCAAATGCAGTGACTTACGCTTTGTTAATGGAAGGTTTGTGTTCTTTAGGTGAATATAAAGAAGCTAAAAAATTGATGTTTGATATGGAATATAAAGGTTGTAAAACGAAGGTTATTAACTTTGGTGTTTTGATGAGTTACCTTggaaaaaaaggggaaattgaGGAAGCTAAATCATTGCTTAGTGAAATGAAGAAAAGGAGGTTTAAACCCGATGTAGTGATTTATAACATATTGGTGAATTATCTTTGCAAAGAAAGCAAAATTGAAGAAGCTTATAAAGTTCTGATTGAAATGCAAGTTAAAGGTTGTGAGCCAAATGCAGCTACATATAGGATGATGGTTGATGGGTTTTGTAATGTTGGGAATTTTGAAGGTGCTTTGAAGGTTTTGAATGTGATGTTGAAGAGTCGGCATTGTCCACGGTCAGAAACTTTTTGCCGGTTGGTTGCGGGGTTATTACGGTGTGGGAAAGTTGATGGTGCTTGCTTTGTTTTGGAGGAgatggagaagagaaaaataagccTTGATTTGGAGGCTTGGGGAGATTTGATAAGGGATGCTTATAGTGGTGTTGGTGATACTAATGAACTCTTAACACAAATTATCTTGGGTTATTAGTGATTTAGTTAACAcataataaatgttttgagggTGGATTCGAAACTGCGAGCACGGATTTTTATCCTTAGGCGACAACTCTTATTACTCGGGGAATGAGGAATGCAAGCTCTTAAACAGAGAAGGGTCGAATTAGTTTATTACAATAATATCTTACTAATGGTGAAATAGATCAAAATTGTGCAGGGATTCAACCAAGGTAGGCTGCTATTGGAGGACACAAGGAAATTGGTGAAATGTGCATCAAAAGTGATTCTCTTTGTCTTTTGCTATGCAACCAAACAAATAAGACTCATAACCAATGCAAGATCCCCCCCCCCCACTTGTTGTTGCATTGAACTGAATTAAggtactaaaattttataagcttGATATCATTTTACATTTACTCAAATTCAAGTGCAAATGTCTTATACGAATATACTTAGATCTTTGCCGATGTATAAAGATGATCTTTTAAAAGTCATATCTATACTCATGTTCAAATATATGTATTGAACATAAGTATTTCAATTAAAGATGATTCTTATTAACTTGTATGTTTAAAATGAAGCTCtgattattagttaaaatgtAAAGCCTCCAACATTTGCCAGTGAAAAACATTTAATGTCCTCTTTCATCCTTATCTACTCAGATTTAAAAATCTTTCGAATATGAATATGTATCCAATATGAATATACATCAGACATAGAacccagaaaaagaaaaaaagcagcAGCGTAGCAGTAAATGTCTTTTTATCATGAAGCCTTGATAGATGACTATAGATTAGAAGAGACAATGAAATAACTTGAAAGTTGCCCCCAATTTAAGTTCAATACTCTTCACAACTTTGGGTTGTACTTCATTCAACACTAGTTTATGTTTATCACAACTATCTTGTACTATTGCTCTTTTGCTTTCTCTTGTACTGTATGCCGTATATATATCTATTATCTTCGTTTTTTTTGCAGCAATAGTTGAAAACGGAACAAGAGGGAGATGTACTTTCCGATAGGACTGAGAACAAAAAACCGAAGCCTaagttctattttttatttaatatataattaattttaattttttatgatataaaaatgaatattctatatttaaaacaatgaaaataatttaagagtttgaaattttattgtttattataaatatttatgaaaaggactaaaaatttatcaaataatatataaaagccATGAAACATAACTCATAttgccaaaataaaataaaaaaaatcgaaactaaaaattaatatggaaaAACGAAAAACCAAACCAATTACAGTCAACGGTTGGAACCAATATCACCCTTACCTTGCGACAAGTATGCCATTAAAGtgtaaacttgaaattattaACTTACGTGGGACGAAAGGGAACTGAAGGTTGATGTTTAAATTGTGTTGTTGAATTATCAAGATTTTGCCTTTTATAAATCATCGCAGggtttttgttaatatttttaaaactaaatcaaTGGTCAAATCGATTAGATCATTAGGTCTCTGATCcgattaaaatatgattaaaatttcaaaaaacatttttttttaaaaccaattcaACCGGGATTTCAACCAATCCATACTGATTTTCGATCCAACTGGTTCAATGCTATTTTTTGGATTGATACCTCAACAGATCGATCCAAACATCATTGGTTTTAATTGCTTTCATCATGatctaaaagattttaaatgttgtcattCTTACTTAACGTAGTACCAAGTATGagcccaaaaaaaaaatctcatacAAGACTGGGATCTAAAACTACTAATgctaataacacatttaacatGGAAAAGGGTTTACAAATCCACATTCAATATTCCTATCAAGAATCGAATTATTTTGACAAAGTCAATTTTAAGTACaagtcattttcattattattgaaataatttcgGGTTGTGATTCGATCGATCGGATCACTAGGACATATCAAATCCAAGTCTAGAACGGCTAACTCAAATATGCGTGAAAGTACCTGGTAAGTCCCTTTATTATAAAGATTGGATTAGATAAATCCCTAAAGATCAATTTGCAAAATATTCACATTTACTGTCTctgataaaatttgattcattttaataCTACCTAAACTGATTCATTTAATAAGATCCCTATAAGAGAAGGATCTGCCAAGTACTTTCACCCTAGAATATGTCATGCCCTAGACTTGCAAATCATATCATTGAACTTTCTGAAGATAACAAAAGAGGCTACTATAATGGCTGCTCATTGccaaaaaaagaaatggaataTAATGAAAATTGCTAAATCCGAAAAACAGCAACAGCTAATGAATGACTTACATACTTGTGCTTTACATTGGTAAATGGGAATAAGAACTTGTTAATGTTGAGGTAATGCTGGTCTTTTTTCCAACATCTCGTAATGAACAACGAAATTATCCTGCATTCAAAATAACACGGTCGGCAACTAGGGCATCGTGAATAAAACGgttaaaaaagaaacaacatGAATAATTCGGTAGGGAATAGAGTGGTTTCAACCTTGCGGACTGTTTCAAATGATATCGGATCAAAACAGTGATAAGAACCTCTCTCGTACGTGTTCGTCTTAACTAATGGCTCGACATTGGGAACCCTTATGAACCAACACCGGTGCTCCTTGTGGTAAAACCAGCCTCTATTGTAACTGCCAAGAACAGGTTTTAATGaagttcaaagaaaataaaaatgcataaagATTTTGAGACAATTCGTTCGGTAGAGAGCATACAGTTCATTTGCAGCGTATAATTGAGCTTCATCTTTTGGCATGCTGCATTAGGAAAAGAGACAAAAAGAATGGCTAAGAATAAGATCTTCAAACAACTAATTGATAAGCAAACAGGCGTTGAACAAAAACATACCTGTAAAATATATAGAACAATGTGTCCACGGTGAACTTCGAAAAATAACCTTGCTGCATGCACCGAAAAGAAATCAGTACTATTGCATCAAGCAGATTAGCGAAACACAAAAAGAGAAACGGCTCACGTGTAAAGGAGGTGGTTGCTTAGCGTAATAACATTGTGGCACAGTGAACTCCGGGTCACCCTTAGCTGGTTCATCAGACCACGGAGAACCAAATGTCTTGTAAAGATTTTCtgatgaattcaaatttaacccgAGTGTTGTCAGATCAATTCCGAGAGCAAGGGAAGTCAGATCAAGATCATTCATCCTTAGCACGCTTTGCAACCCAAGTAATCCAAAGGGGTCATGATTAGACTGCGCAACCTGCATTGGTTTCATCCCAGGTTCCCTAAATGATTGATTGACAGCTGACATCTGTTGCAGACGGAGCTGGGACTGGTTTTGATGCTGCTGATATTGCTGTATGAGCTGGTCATAACCCATACCAGAAACCGAATTCGAGGAATTTAGAGGCCTTAGCCCAATCCCAGGTGGTCCACTGGTCTGAACCAAAGATAAAAGAGGATGTTAGAAGTAATTCTTTGTAACATCTAAGGAAACATAGATGGGCAAGTGAAATGCACAAATGAATGTCCAACATAGGAAGTCAAACTGATTTGAAcaacaatatatatttcattctaCCCTCTGATAGCCCCTTAGTTACATTTGCAAAAAACCATTTACAGCACCAGACTACCACACCTGCGAGTGGTAGCTCGAATGAGAAGATGTGAAAATATCAGAGCCGTGTAAATGGAGAAGATCTTGGTTGTTTACAGGCGAAAAGGAGACTCCAGTGGTACTGGCTGATGGCGCATGTTGCTGTTGCTGCTGCGGGCGATGAGAAGAATAGGATCCACCCAAGTTAAATCCTGCAGGCCTCCCCATCTGTGCAGGTTTGCATAATTAAGATGATAATCTACTTCTTCAGAAAgtgatgaaaaagaaataataattcaCAAAGCATGCaattatttatacataaatatgaaaaaagaaaatacatcaGGATTTTTCAGTTCTGTAAAGATAGTGACTAGAGACTCACAGAGAAGTGCTGAGATTGCATCATTAACATGGTATTGTCATGAAGTTGATCTTTCTGGTGCAAATCCATTCCATAGTCAGCATTACCACCTgtacaatatatcaaataataaggCCAACCACCTAATGactataaaaacaaataacagCATCATAAGCAGGAAATGTAAGGTATTAAATGCAATGATAAGACTGCATTAAAAAAGATAGTAAAAATGCACTGTATCAAAACCAGGTCAGAAAATATCCACGCACCTTTAAATCCTGGTAAAGCAGGGAAATCTTCATTTTGAATGCTGAACTCTTGGTTTTGTTGGACAATGGGGCTAGGACCTTGTTTTCGTAATGAACCTTAAAATGTTTTAACTTAAAACGTTAGAACTTCAGCAGCAGAAAAAGACAAATGAAAGATGAAAGAATCAGAAAGCATCTTTGTGCAGTTACCCAATTGTCCTTGAGGCCCTCCAGCAGAACTAGGACGACTTGTCAACTGAGGGAAGTCATTGTTTATGTCAAAAGGGGAATTGTCAGTAGAGTTCACATCATTCAAAATTCCCATAGAACTAAGATTGTTCACAGCTTGAACATGGCTCTGGGAAAGAGGCCCACCAGCAGATGGATAAGAATTGCCCAACATTGAAATTACCTGAGGAGATCCTGAATCCAGAAAGGGTCATTCATGGGGAACAATTACGGCAAAACTAGTAAATCCACAAAACATGCTATTCCATCGTATAAAATTAATAgtccaaacattaaaaaattgaaacatataTCCAGGATCAGCTAAGAATAAGAATCAAGTTAACTTCTAACATCATAAGTTAGAAGAGACTGATGAGCAGCTATGAAGAGCAATGCAAGAAACAAAGTCAGAAGAAACTCatcacaaaaaatataaataaataaatagatggTAGATTAGcaaataaaatttgaccattgtaACCAGCAGCACACATAAATAGTGATTGTTCAGAGTAACATACCTTGAGGAAGCACACCACTCATCAACCTATTCTGACCCTGCATGCTTAAACTTCCGGATCCACTATTGGCACTTAAGTTCAGGCGAGAAGCAAGACCAGGTACGGATAATCCTCCACCCGAGCTTATGCTCCTCCCAATGTTGCCCCCACCAACCATGTTTCCCATAGAACTAGTTATCCTAGGACCTGCATTTCCCAAAATTGGGGATACTCCCAATCCTGGAACAGCATTGCGGTTACCAATTGCAGCAGATGTTGGGAGAATTCCAGGTATAGAACCACCAACTCC
The nucleotide sequence above comes from Gossypium raimondii isolate GPD5lz chromosome 13, ASM2569854v1, whole genome shotgun sequence. Encoded proteins:
- the LOC105782808 gene encoding pentatricopeptide repeat-containing protein At1g07740, mitochondrial, which encodes MIHSISKPINQIQRNRINHFVRIHEHSKDYHSFGAKRPKTKTNHENPQKSTQKRRPKRPPPFVAAMKGIHDPDEALSLFHEYYQMGYKHDYPSFSSLIYKLAKSRNFEAVETLLGVLQNLNIHCKETLFCALFQHYGKAHLSVKAVELFRKMPCFNCVCTVQSLNSVLNVLVDNNRFGDAKEIFDESKEMGFRPNSVTFNVMIKGLLNGAEFDEACNMFDEMLERNVEPSVVTYNSFISFLCNKGEVEKAKKLFEDMVKKGKYPNAVTYALLMEGLCSLGEYKEAKKLMFDMEYKGCKTKVINFGVLMSYLGKKGEIEEAKSLLSEMKKRRFKPDVVIYNILVNYLCKESKIEEAYKVLIEMQVKGCEPNAATYRMMVDGFCNVGNFEGALKVLNVMLKSRHCPRSETFCRLVAGLLRCGKVDGACFVLEEMEKRKISLDLEAWGDLIRDAYSGVGDTNELLTQIILGY
- the LOC105782809 gene encoding probable NOT transcription complex subunit VIP2 isoform X1 gives rise to the protein MSGLLNSSVNGSASNIPDSSGRSFATSFSGQSGAASPGFHHTGTIQGLHGIHGSFNVPNMPGTLTSRNSTLSNVPTGGVQQPTGNLSGGRFASNNLPVALSQLSHGSSHGHSGVANRGGISVVGNPGFSSNTNGVGGSIPGILPTSAAIGNRNAVPGLGVSPILGNAGPRITSSMGNMVGGGNIGRSISSGGGLSVPGLASRLNLSANSGSGSLSMQGQNRLMSGVLPQGSPQVISMLGNSYPSAGGPLSQSHVQAVNNLSSMGILNDVNSTDNSPFDINNDFPQLTSRPSSAGGPQGQLGSLRKQGPSPIVQQNQEFSIQNEDFPALPGFKGGNADYGMDLHQKDQLHDNTMLMMQSQHFSMGRPAGFNLGGSYSSHRPQQQQQHAPSASTTGVSFSPVNNQDLLHLHGSDIFTSSHSSYHSQTSGPPGIGLRPLNSSNSVSGMGYDQLIQQYQQHQNQSQLRLQQMSAVNQSFREPGMKPMQVAQSNHDPFGLLGLQSVLRMNDLDLTSLALGIDLTTLGLNLNSSENLYKTFGSPWSDEPAKGDPEFTVPQCYYAKQPPPLHQGYFSKFTVDTLFYIFYSMPKDEAQLYAANELYNRGWFYHKEHRCWFIRVPNVEPLVKTNTYERGSYHCFDPISFETVRKDNFVVHYEMLEKRPALPQH
- the LOC105782806 gene encoding uncharacterized protein LOC105782806, whose protein sequence is MEELGSSWNYQEDFDELNLKLQYTIMELENVKMDAIEQTRKHNEETKHLLNLLELAYKERDEAKNQLQNLINKLVPNSQFENPIFLTPKPNSTSITESNSLSDPYHHHNNHNHGDSFIDTVTSPDFSTIKMGFLNQTNVPGITTVDGLTKGKILPQKGKLLQSVMEAGPLLQTLLVAGPLPNWRNPPPPLQALKFPTVSANGGTKLASQDNPNRADMVQKRFNHCSPSVLNFVSSGFSGSQVLNTSGAVKRQKVTMT
- the LOC105782809 gene encoding probable NOT transcription complex subunit VIP2 isoform X2: MSGLLNSSVNGSASNIPDSSGRSFATSFSGQSGAASPGFHHTGTIQGLHGIHGSFNVPNMPGTLTSRNSTLSNVPTGGVQQPTGNLSGGRFASNNLPVALSQLSHGSSHGHSGVANRGGISVVGNPGFSSNTNGVGGSIPGILPTSAAIGNRNAVPGLGVSPILGNAGPRITSSMGNMVGGGNIGRSISSGGGLSVPGLASRLNLSANSGSGSLSMQGQNRLMSGVLPQGSPQVISMLGNSYPSAGGPLSQSHVQAVNNLSSMGILNDVNSTDNSPFDINNDFPQLTSRPSSAGGPQGQLGSLRKQGPSPIVQQNQEFSIQNEDFPALPGFKGGNADYGMDLHQKDQLHDNTMLMMQSQHFSMGRPAGFNLGGSYSSHRPQQQQQHAPSASTTGVSFSPTSGPPGIGLRPLNSSNSVSGMGYDQLIQQYQQHQNQSQLRLQQMSAVNQSFREPGMKPMQVAQSNHDPFGLLGLQSVLRMNDLDLTSLALGIDLTTLGLNLNSSENLYKTFGSPWSDEPAKGDPEFTVPQCYYAKQPPPLHQGYFSKFTVDTLFYIFYSMPKDEAQLYAANELYNRGWFYHKEHRCWFIRVPNVEPLVKTNTYERGSYHCFDPISFETVRKDNFVVHYEMLEKRPALPQH